In one Agathobacter rectalis ATCC 33656 genomic region, the following are encoded:
- the ftsH gene encoding ATP-dependent zinc metalloprotease FtsH, whose amino-acid sequence MDNQGPNNYNYNNGPGNNGSGGNGNNGGNRPGGNGGRNNRGGQGIMAFILLTLVALFVYALISNSISHASTQEKSYSDFIKQLDNGNVKSVEFDSYEIDYKLVDDGHKDYDITYYTGRVADDELVPTLKKAKTSEGKSIEIKAAIPDNTSTWIFNILSFIVPLILLWVLLAFVSKKMGGSMGMGVGKSTAKVYVEKSTGVNFKDVAGQDEAKESLQEVVDFLHNPKRYTDIGAKLPKGALLVGPPGTGKTLLAKAVAGEAGVPFFSLAGSDFVEMFVGVGASRVRDLFKEAQKMAPCIIFIDEIDAIGKSRDSRYGGGNDEREQTLNQLLAEMDGFDTSKGLLILAATNRPEVLDKALLRPGRFDRRIIVDKPDLKGRLETLKVHSKDVKMDESVDLDALALATAGLVGSDLANMINEAAINAVKNGRQLVNQSDLFEAFELVAVGGKEKKDRVMSDKERKIVSYHEVGHALVSALQKNTEPVQKITIVPRTMGALGYTLQTPEEEKYLETKDELLAKITTYMAGRAAEVLVFNSVTSGAANDIENATKIARAMVTMYGMSDKFGMMCLATVQNQYLEGGAGLICGENTASQIDDEVLSIINSSYAEAMKLLDENREILDSISDYLYEKETITGKEFMKMFRDMKGLPDPDEEKDGEESKEQEAAQNDAQKDTTSAADPLLRNATDQPADTNESSGYTAPDDNTLNN is encoded by the coding sequence ATGGATAATCAGGGACCTAATAACTATAATTACAACAATGGCCCGGGCAATAATGGGTCCGGTGGAAACGGGAATAACGGTGGTAACAGACCTGGTGGAAACGGTGGCAGAAACAACCGTGGCGGACAGGGTATCATGGCATTTATCCTGCTGACACTCGTGGCATTGTTTGTGTATGCACTTATATCAAACAGCATATCGCATGCCAGCACACAGGAAAAGTCATACAGTGATTTCATAAAACAGCTCGACAATGGTAATGTCAAGAGCGTGGAGTTTGATTCCTACGAGATAGACTACAAGCTTGTGGATGACGGGCACAAGGATTATGACATCACATATTACACAGGCCGTGTGGCTGATGATGAGCTTGTACCGACACTCAAAAAAGCAAAGACCTCAGAGGGCAAGTCTATTGAAATAAAGGCAGCGATACCTGATAATACATCTACATGGATTTTTAATATATTAAGCTTTATAGTTCCACTTATACTGCTGTGGGTGCTTTTGGCATTTGTTTCAAAGAAGATGGGCGGCAGCATGGGAATGGGAGTCGGCAAATCGACTGCCAAGGTATATGTGGAGAAATCCACAGGCGTCAACTTCAAGGATGTTGCGGGACAGGATGAAGCCAAGGAATCTCTCCAGGAGGTTGTTGATTTCCTTCATAATCCTAAGAGATATACAGATATCGGAGCAAAGCTTCCTAAGGGAGCGCTTCTTGTGGGACCTCCGGGAACAGGTAAGACACTCCTTGCCAAGGCAGTAGCAGGAGAGGCAGGAGTACCGTTTTTCTCACTTGCAGGTTCAGACTTTGTGGAGATGTTTGTCGGAGTCGGAGCTTCGAGAGTGCGTGATTTGTTCAAGGAAGCACAAAAGATGGCACCATGTATTATCTTTATCGATGAGATAGATGCAATAGGAAAGAGCCGTGACAGCAGATATGGCGGTGGCAATGACGAGCGTGAGCAGACACTAAACCAGCTCCTTGCAGAGATGGATGGCTTTGATACATCAAAGGGATTACTTATATTAGCAGCAACTAACCGCCCTGAGGTGCTCGATAAGGCGCTTCTTCGTCCGGGACGTTTTGACAGAAGAATCATTGTTGACAAGCCTGACTTAAAGGGGCGTCTGGAAACCTTAAAGGTACACTCAAAGGATGTCAAGATGGATGAGTCGGTAGACCTCGATGCACTTGCACTTGCCACAGCAGGACTTGTTGGCTCAGATCTTGCCAACATGATTAATGAGGCTGCCATCAATGCAGTCAAAAACGGCAGACAGCTTGTAAACCAGTCAGATCTCTTTGAGGCCTTCGAGCTTGTAGCAGTCGGTGGCAAGGAAAAGAAGGATCGTGTCATGAGCGATAAAGAGAGAAAAATCGTCTCATACCATGAGGTTGGACATGCACTTGTATCAGCCCTGCAGAAAAATACAGAGCCTGTACAGAAAATCACAATCGTACCACGTACCATGGGCGCACTCGGATATACACTCCAGACACCTGAAGAGGAGAAATACCTTGAGACAAAGGATGAACTTCTCGCCAAAATCACAACATATATGGCAGGTCGTGCAGCAGAGGTGCTGGTATTTAACTCAGTCACAAGCGGAGCCGCAAATGATATAGAAAATGCCACAAAGATAGCCCGTGCCATGGTAACTATGTACGGAATGTCAGATAAATTCGGCATGATGTGCCTTGCAACAGTACAAAACCAGTACTTAGAGGGCGGAGCAGGATTAATCTGCGGAGAGAATACAGCATCGCAGATAGATGATGAGGTACTCTCAATCATCAACAGCAGCTACGCAGAGGCCATGAAGCTCCTCGATGAAAACAGAGAAATCCTCGACAGTATATCAGATTATCTCTACGAGAAGGAAACAATCACAGGTAAGGAATTCATGAAGATGTTCCGCGATATGAAGGGACTCCCTGACCCGGACGAGGAAAAAGATGGTGAAGAGAGCAAAGAGCAGGAAGCCGCACAGAATGATGCACAGAAAGATACGACATCAGCAGCAGATCCGCTCCTTCGTAATGCCACAGACCAGCCTGCAGATACAAATGAATCTTCCGGATATACAGCGCCGGATGATAATACATTGAATAACTAG
- the uvrC gene encoding excinuclease ABC subunit UvrC yields MEKTFDIKEELKKLPDAPGVYIMHDKDDVIIYIGKAKSLTKRVHQYFQASHNEGIKKKQMVEHIDHFEYIVTDSELEALVLECNLIKEHTPKYNTMLRDDKTYPYIKVTLGEDYPRVLFSRQMKKDKSRYFGPYTSASAVKSSIDLINKIYKLRTCNRRLPRDIGADRPCLNYHIHQCNAPCQGYVTKEEYAISVKGAIDFLNGDYEQTIKALSDKMLKASESMEFEKAAEYRDLINSVKQVAQKQKITNADGEDKDIIALANDDTDAVVQVFFIRNGKLIGRDHFHVRVGSEEAADDVLNNFVKQFYSGTPFIPREVMLQSEIEDMAVLEQWLSEKRGRRVNIKVPQKGMKEKLVELAYKNALLVLSQDKERIKREEGRTIGAVKEIEGLLGLHGLNRMEAYDISNINGFETVGSMIVYEKGKPKKSDYRKFKLRTVTGPDDYASMHEVLTRRFTHGMEEQKQLEKDGSPQEIGSFNRFPDIIMMDGGRGQVNICLQVLSELGLDIPVCGMVKDDFHRTRGLYYNNVEIPIDRHGEGFKLITRIQDEAHRFAIEFHRSLRSKSQVHSVLDDIEGIGPARRKALMRRYQSLEKIKEADVEDLMQTETMNEKAAQAVYAFFHSAT; encoded by the coding sequence ATGGAAAAAACATTTGATATCAAAGAAGAATTAAAAAAACTCCCGGATGCCCCGGGAGTTTATATTATGCATGACAAGGATGATGTAATCATATATATCGGCAAAGCCAAAAGCCTGACGAAGCGAGTACATCAGTACTTTCAGGCGAGCCACAATGAGGGCATCAAGAAAAAACAGATGGTAGAGCATATAGATCATTTTGAGTATATAGTCACCGACTCTGAACTTGAGGCCCTTGTTTTGGAGTGCAATCTGATAAAGGAGCACACACCAAAGTATAATACTATGCTTCGTGATGACAAGACATATCCGTACATCAAGGTGACACTGGGAGAGGACTATCCGAGGGTGCTGTTTTCGCGCCAGATGAAAAAGGACAAATCCCGTTACTTTGGTCCGTATACGAGTGCCTCTGCGGTGAAAAGCTCGATAGATTTGATAAACAAAATCTATAAGCTTCGCACCTGCAACCGCAGGCTGCCGCGTGATATAGGAGCAGACCGGCCGTGCCTCAACTATCATATACACCAGTGCAATGCACCATGCCAGGGGTATGTAACGAAGGAAGAGTATGCCATATCTGTAAAGGGCGCGATAGATTTCTTAAACGGCGACTATGAGCAGACAATAAAGGCTCTTAGCGATAAAATGCTAAAGGCTTCAGAGAGCATGGAGTTTGAAAAAGCGGCTGAATACAGGGATCTGATAAACAGTGTGAAACAGGTAGCACAGAAGCAGAAGATAACAAATGCCGACGGCGAGGATAAGGATATCATAGCACTGGCAAATGACGATACTGATGCAGTGGTGCAGGTATTTTTCATAAGAAACGGAAAGCTGATAGGCAGAGATCATTTCCATGTGAGGGTCGGAAGCGAGGAGGCTGCGGATGATGTGTTAAATAACTTTGTGAAGCAGTTTTATTCAGGAACACCTTTTATACCGCGCGAGGTCATGCTGCAGAGTGAGATAGAGGATATGGCTGTTTTGGAGCAGTGGCTCAGTGAAAAGCGAGGCAGGCGTGTAAATATAAAGGTGCCGCAGAAGGGCATGAAGGAAAAGCTTGTTGAGCTTGCCTACAAGAACGCACTCTTAGTGCTCAGCCAGGATAAGGAGCGGATAAAGAGAGAAGAGGGGCGCACAATAGGAGCTGTAAAGGAAATCGAGGGACTTTTGGGCTTACATGGATTAAACCGTATGGAGGCCTATGATATTTCCAATATCAACGGCTTTGAGACTGTCGGCTCCATGATAGTGTATGAGAAGGGCAAGCCTAAAAAGAGCGATTACAGAAAGTTTAAGCTTCGCACAGTTACAGGACCTGATGATTATGCGTCAATGCACGAGGTGCTCACACGCCGCTTTACACATGGCATGGAAGAACAGAAGCAGCTTGAAAAAGATGGCTCTCCACAGGAAATAGGCAGCTTCAACCGTTTTCCGGATATTATAATGATGGATGGTGGAAGAGGTCAGGTAAATATATGCCTTCAGGTGCTTTCCGAGCTGGGACTCGACATACCTGTGTGTGGTATGGTGAAGGATGATTTTCACCGCACAAGAGGTCTTTATTACAACAATGTGGAGATACCTATCGACCGCCACGGCGAAGGCTTCAAGCTCATCACGAGAATACAGGATGAGGCACACCGCTTTGCAATAGAGTTTCATAGGTCACTGCGCTCAAAAAGTCAGGTACATTCGGTGCTTGATGATATTGAAGGCATAGGGCCGGCACGCAGAAAGGCGCTCATGCGCCGCTACCAGTCGCTAGAGAAGATAAAGGAAGCAGATGTCGAAGACCTTATGCAGACAGAGACCATGAACGAAAAAGCAGCACAGGCAGTGTATGCATTTTTCCACTCTGCCACGTAG
- the hprK gene encoding HPr(Ser) kinase/phosphatase translates to MDALHSVSVAKVAELLDLNNLTKEMNLKERAIECSDVNRPALQLSGYFDHFEERRIQIIGNVEYTYIEKMSDSEKKERYSRFMEFDIPCIIFCRDLQPDEIFMEEAREHGIPVLSTGRSTSSFMAELIYCLGEQLAPCITVHGVLVDVYGEGVMITGESGIGKSEAALELIRRGHRLVTDDVVEIRKINEHTLMGTSPEITRHFIELRGIGIIDVKTLYGVECVKEKQQIDLVIKLEDWKKEADYDRLGLEEEYAEYLGNKVVCHSLPIRPGRNLAVIVETAAVNHRQKKMGYNAAQELYRRVQANLTKNSEV, encoded by the coding sequence ATGGATGCATTACACTCAGTATCAGTTGCAAAGGTAGCAGAATTGCTCGATCTCAACAATCTCACAAAAGAGATGAACCTAAAGGAGAGGGCGATAGAGTGCTCGGACGTCAACAGACCGGCGCTTCAGCTCTCAGGATATTTTGATCATTTTGAGGAGAGACGAATACAGATTATCGGAAATGTAGAGTATACCTATATAGAGAAGATGAGCGACAGCGAGAAAAAAGAGCGCTATAGCCGCTTCATGGAGTTTGATATACCATGTATCATCTTCTGCAGAGATTTACAGCCGGATGAGATATTTATGGAAGAGGCCAGAGAGCACGGTATTCCGGTGCTGTCAACAGGTCGTTCCACATCAAGCTTTATGGCTGAGCTCATCTATTGTCTTGGTGAGCAGCTCGCACCATGCATCACAGTGCACGGCGTGCTGGTAGATGTATACGGCGAGGGAGTAATGATCACAGGCGAGAGCGGTATCGGAAAGAGTGAGGCTGCACTCGAGCTCATCAGACGAGGACATCGTCTTGTGACGGATGATGTGGTGGAAATCAGAAAGATCAACGAGCATACGCTCATGGGTACTTCGCCTGAGATTACCAGACACTTTATAGAGCTTCGTGGCATCGGAATCATCGATGTCAAGACACTTTACGGAGTAGAGTGTGTAAAGGAAAAACAGCAGATAGACCTCGTAATCAAGCTCGAGGACTGGAAGAAGGAGGCAGATTACGACAGACTCGGCCTCGAGGAAGAATATGCCGAGTATCTCGGCAACAAAGTAGTGTGTCATTCACTGCCAATCAGACCGGGACGTAATCTGGCAGTCATCGTAGAGACAGCAGCAGTCAATCACAGACAAAAAAAGATGGGCTACAATGCAGCTCAGGAGCTGTATCGCCGCGTCCAGGCAAATCTTACAAAAAATTCGGAGGTATAA
- a CDS encoding aminopeptidase, with translation MAIEKKNAWEKYPQGPEREKLFAFAEDYRRFISGCKTERECTASVYADATGHGFVDLDELIETGKSVKAGDKIIANNMGKGLALFIVGSKPLEKGMNILGAHIDSPRMDLKQVPLYEDTDMALLDTHYYGGIKKYQWVTLPLALHGVICKKDGSTVTVNIGDKPNDPVVGVSDLLIHLSGEQMGKKASEVIKGESLDVLIGSIPGPEKDEDDKDIKERVKANILTILSQEYGVDEDDFLSAEIEVVPAGEARDYGLDRSMIMGYGHDDRVCAYPSYRAMLEIDGAPEYTSVCLLVDKEEIGSVGASGMQSRFFENCVAEVMNLAGDYSELAVRRALKNSKVLSSDVSAAFDPNYPSVMEKKNSAYFGKGLVFNKYTGARGKSGSNDANAEYVARLRNIMDTADVSFQTAELGKVDEGGGGTIAYILANYDMNVIDSGVPVLNMHAPWEIISKVDLYEAFRGYIAFLKEA, from the coding sequence ATGGCAATAGAAAAGAAAAACGCCTGGGAGAAATATCCCCAGGGACCTGAAAGAGAAAAATTATTTGCATTTGCAGAGGATTACAGAAGGTTTATATCCGGCTGCAAGACAGAGCGCGAGTGCACGGCATCAGTTTATGCTGACGCCACAGGACACGGCTTTGTAGACCTTGATGAGCTCATCGAGACAGGAAAGAGCGTAAAGGCAGGAGATAAAATCATAGCAAACAATATGGGAAAGGGACTGGCGCTGTTTATCGTGGGCAGTAAGCCTCTTGAGAAGGGTATGAATATCCTCGGAGCTCATATTGATTCACCTAGAATGGACTTAAAGCAGGTGCCTTTATACGAGGACACAGACATGGCACTTTTAGACACACATTATTATGGCGGTATCAAGAAATACCAGTGGGTCACACTGCCGCTTGCACTTCACGGAGTCATCTGTAAAAAGGATGGCAGCACAGTGACAGTCAATATCGGAGACAAGCCAAATGATCCTGTAGTGGGTGTGAGCGATCTGCTTATTCACCTGTCAGGCGAGCAGATGGGCAAGAAGGCCTCAGAGGTCATAAAGGGCGAGAGCCTTGATGTGCTGATCGGAAGCATACCGGGACCAGAAAAGGACGAGGACGACAAGGATATCAAGGAGAGAGTAAAGGCCAATATCCTCACAATACTTTCACAGGAGTACGGTGTGGACGAGGATGATTTCCTTTCAGCAGAGATAGAGGTGGTACCTGCCGGAGAGGCAAGAGACTACGGACTTGACAGAAGTATGATCATGGGTTACGGCCATGACGACAGAGTGTGCGCATATCCTTCATACAGAGCTATGCTTGAAATAGATGGCGCACCGGAATATACAAGTGTATGCCTGCTCGTGGACAAAGAGGAAATCGGCTCAGTGGGAGCCAGCGGCATGCAGTCACGCTTTTTTGAAAACTGTGTGGCAGAGGTGATGAACCTGGCAGGAGACTACAGCGAGCTTGCAGTCAGACGTGCACTGAAAAACTCAAAGGTACTCTCATCAGACGTATCAGCAGCCTTTGACCCGAATTATCCATCGGTTATGGAAAAGAAGAACTCGGCATACTTTGGAAAGGGCCTTGTATTCAACAAATATACAGGCGCCAGAGGCAAATCAGGCTCAAACGATGCCAACGCAGAGTATGTTGCAAGGCTTAGAAATATCATGGATACAGCAGATGTTTCATTCCAGACAGCAGAGCTTGGAAAGGTAGACGAGGGAGGCGGCGGAACAATCGCATATATCCTCGCAAACTATGACATGAATGTTATTGACAGCGGTGTGCCGGTGCTCAACATGCATGCGCCATGGGAAATCATCAGCAAGGTCGATTTATATGAGGCATTCAGAGGCTACATTGCATTTTTGAAGGAAGCATAG
- the murB gene encoding UDP-N-acetylmuramate dehydrogenase, protein MNQTFVKSVTEQLPQLGLLQDEPMKKHTTFRIGGPADYYAEPDMSRISKLIEMAKACDMPVTVIGNGSNLLVGDKGIRGLVIGIGKGLSEIEVTEAVAQDFTAQDNCHIITAGAGAILAAVAAKAAEASLSGLEFASGIPGSVGGAVVMNAGAYGGEIKDVLIDATVLTADGELKTVTRDELDLSYRHSIVPEKGYIVLSARFRLTPKPKDEIKSYMAELRAKRVEKQPLEYPSAGSTFKRPEGYFAGKLIMDAGLRGYSVGDAQVSEKHCGFVVNKGEAAAADVLTLIKDVQETVLKQFGVKLEPEVKMIGEF, encoded by the coding sequence ATGAATCAGACATTTGTAAAAAGTGTAACAGAACAATTGCCGCAGCTTGGTCTCCTGCAGGATGAGCCGATGAAAAAACACACGACCTTCCGCATAGGAGGCCCGGCAGATTACTATGCAGAGCCTGATATGAGCCGGATTTCAAAGCTTATAGAGATGGCTAAGGCATGTGATATGCCGGTTACAGTGATAGGAAACGGAAGCAATCTGCTGGTAGGAGATAAGGGCATTAGAGGCCTTGTAATTGGTATTGGAAAAGGCCTGTCCGAAATCGAGGTGACAGAAGCTGTGGCGCAGGATTTCACAGCACAAGACAACTGTCATATCATCACAGCGGGCGCCGGGGCTATCCTTGCGGCAGTGGCGGCAAAGGCAGCGGAGGCATCGCTTTCAGGTCTTGAGTTTGCATCGGGCATCCCGGGAAGTGTTGGCGGAGCGGTAGTCATGAACGCAGGAGCCTACGGCGGAGAGATAAAGGATGTCCTAATCGATGCCACAGTGCTTACAGCAGATGGCGAGCTAAAGACTGTCACAAGGGATGAGCTTGACTTATCCTACAGGCACAGTATAGTCCCGGAAAAGGGCTATATAGTGCTGTCAGCCAGATTCAGGCTCACACCAAAGCCAAAGGATGAGATAAAGTCATATATGGCAGAGCTTCGCGCAAAGAGAGTGGAGAAGCAGCCGCTTGAGTACCCAAGTGCAGGCAGCACCTTTAAGAGACCGGAGGGCTATTTTGCAGGGAAGCTTATCATGGATGCAGGTCTTCGAGGCTACAGCGTGGGAGATGCACAGGTGTCGGAGAAGCACTGCGGCTTTGTAGTCAATAAGGGCGAAGCCGCTGCAGCGGATGTCCTGACACTCATAAAAGACGTGCAGGAAACAGTTTTAAAGCAGTTTGGAGTAAAGCTCGAACCGGAAGTTAAGATGATTGGAGAATTCTAG
- the rapZ gene encoding RNase adapter RapZ — translation MKFVIVTGMSGAGKSTAMKMMEDMGYFCIDNLPIQLLDKLIDLSNTFHSDVSKVAVGIDVRNGSGIDAIPQTLEQLRQKNFPYEILFLDAEDEVLVKRYKETRRNHPLAGSERINKGIVLEREKLQYLKDNADYIIDTSQLLTRELKIELEKIFVQNEDYKNLFITILSFGFKYGIPSDSDIVMDVRFLPNPYYVDGLRAKTGNDKEIQDYVMQFPEANEFIDKLDDMIKFLIPNYISEGKNQLVISIGCTGGKHRSVTLANELYKRLSGCNDYGLKIEHRDIGKDALRGK, via the coding sequence GTGAAATTTGTAATAGTGACGGGCATGTCAGGTGCCGGAAAAAGCACAGCAATGAAAATGATGGAGGATATGGGATATTTCTGTATAGACAATCTGCCTATACAGCTATTAGATAAGCTCATAGACCTTTCAAACACCTTCCACAGTGATGTGTCCAAGGTGGCAGTCGGCATAGATGTGCGAAACGGCTCAGGAATTGATGCGATTCCACAGACACTCGAGCAGCTAAGGCAGAAAAATTTTCCGTATGAGATACTTTTCCTCGATGCTGAGGATGAGGTGCTTGTAAAGCGATACAAGGAGACGAGGCGAAACCATCCTCTCGCAGGCAGTGAGCGCATCAATAAGGGAATCGTGCTTGAGAGGGAAAAGCTGCAGTATTTAAAGGACAATGCTGACTATATCATAGACACAAGCCAGCTTCTCACAAGGGAGCTTAAAATTGAGCTGGAAAAGATATTTGTGCAGAATGAGGATTACAAAAATCTGTTTATCACGATACTGTCCTTCGGCTTCAAGTATGGTATACCGTCAGACTCTGATATAGTCATGGATGTGAGGTTTCTGCCAAATCCCTACTATGTGGACGGACTACGCGCGAAAACCGGCAATGATAAGGAGATACAGGACTATGTCATGCAGTTTCCGGAGGCAAATGAGTTTATCGACAAGCTTGATGATATGATAAAGTTTCTCATTCCAAACTATATCTCTGAGGGCAAGAACCAGCTTGTTATATCTATAGGCTGCACCGGAGGCAAGCACCGCTCGGTAACGCTTGCAAACGAGCTGTACAAGAGGCTTAGCGGCTGTAATGACTATGGACTTAAGATAGAGCATCGCGACATAGGAAAGGATGCATTGAGAGGTAAATAA
- the whiA gene encoding DNA-binding protein WhiA — MSFSSDVKEELAKQVSKSRHCQLAELAGIIELSGRINEKTKGLELDTENLLLLNKYATLMKRAFGTDTTKALDEQDTGKILAALKITAQPVNRQTADGLLLMQTCCKRAFIRGAFMAAGSISDPNKAYHFEIVCHTKEQAKQLQELLCGFDTDAKIVERKGHYVVYIKEGAHIVDSLNIMEAYVSLMKLENVRILKEMRNSVNRKVNCETANISKTVNAAVKQIEDIRLIQKMRGLDDLPAQLREMALLRLEYPDAPLKELGGYLDPPMGKSGVNHRLRKLSAIAEELR; from the coding sequence ATGTCGTTTTCCAGTGATGTAAAGGAAGAGCTGGCAAAGCAGGTATCAAAGAGCAGGCACTGTCAGCTTGCTGAGCTTGCAGGCATCATAGAGCTTTCGGGCCGTATCAATGAAAAAACAAAGGGACTTGAGCTCGACACCGAAAACCTGCTGCTTTTAAATAAATATGCCACACTTATGAAGCGTGCCTTTGGCACAGATACCACAAAGGCGCTGGATGAGCAGGATACCGGAAAAATACTTGCAGCGCTTAAAATCACGGCACAGCCTGTCAACAGACAGACCGCAGACGGACTGCTTCTTATGCAGACATGCTGCAAGAGAGCCTTTATCAGGGGAGCTTTCATGGCAGCAGGCTCGATAAGCGACCCCAACAAAGCGTACCATTTTGAGATAGTGTGTCATACGAAAGAGCAGGCAAAGCAGCTTCAGGAGCTCTTGTGCGGCTTTGATACGGATGCCAAGATAGTAGAGCGCAAGGGGCACTATGTAGTGTACATAAAGGAGGGCGCCCACATCGTGGACAGTCTCAACATCATGGAGGCATATGTGTCACTTATGAAGCTGGAAAATGTGCGCATATTAAAGGAAATGCGCAACAGTGTAAACCGTAAAGTAAACTGCGAAACCGCAAACATCAGCAAGACTGTGAATGCGGCAGTAAAGCAGATAGAGGATATCAGACTGATACAGAAAATGAGAGGACTCGATGATTTACCGGCGCAGCTTCGGGAGATGGCGCTGCTTCGGCTTGAATATCCGGATGCACCGCTAAAGGAGCTCGGAGGATATCTGGATCCGCCAATGGGTAAATCGGGAGTCAACCACAGGCTTAGAAAATTATCGGCGATTGCGGAGGAACTGAGATAG
- a CDS encoding diacylglycerol/lipid kinase family protein, whose amino-acid sequence MKKKLLFVFNPKSGKGLIKEHLVNIVDIMTKAGYKITIYPTQCQGDAIKKVRKNAEKYDLVVCSGGDGTLDEVVTGMEQSEVNVPIGYIPAGSTNDFANSLGIPKNMEEAARVAVNGTPFPCDVGGFNGDTFVYVAAFGLFTEVSYQTSQQMKNILGHAAYILEGAKHLMDITSYRMKVSHDGEIIEDEFIYGMVTNSLSVGGFKGISGPDVLLDDGLFEVTLIKNPKNPIELNKILAGLANRENDNELIYSFKTRELHVESEEEVPWTLDGEFGGSHTDLTITNLNKQITIMC is encoded by the coding sequence ATGAAGAAAAAGCTTTTATTTGTATTTAATCCCAAATCAGGCAAGGGACTCATAAAGGAGCACCTGGTAAATATCGTGGACATCATGACAAAGGCCGGATACAAAATCACCATTTATCCTACACAGTGTCAGGGGGATGCCATAAAAAAGGTTAGGAAAAATGCTGAGAAGTATGACCTTGTAGTGTGCAGCGGCGGAGACGGCACACTCGACGAGGTAGTGACCGGCATGGAGCAAAGCGAGGTAAATGTACCGATAGGATACATCCCTGCGGGCAGCACCAATGACTTTGCAAACTCTCTCGGCATACCCAAAAATATGGAGGAGGCCGCAAGAGTTGCCGTAAACGGTACTCCATTCCCGTGTGATGTGGGAGGCTTCAACGGAGATACCTTTGTATATGTCGCAGCCTTTGGCCTTTTTACAGAGGTATCCTACCAGACCTCGCAGCAGATGAAAAATATACTGGGACATGCCGCATATATTTTAGAGGGTGCAAAGCACCTGATGGATATCACCTCGTACAGGATGAAGGTGAGCCATGACGGTGAGATAATAGAGGATGAGTTTATATATGGAATGGTGACCAACTCCCTTTCGGTAGGAGGCTTCAAGGGCATATCAGGTCCTGACGTACTGCTTGATGACGGCCTTTTTGAGGTGACACTCATCAAGAATCCAAAAAACCCAATCGAGCTCAACAAGATACTTGCGGGACTGGCAAACCGTGAAAATGACAATGAGCTCATCTACTCCTTCAAGACCAGAGAGCTGCATGTGGAGAGTGAGGAGGAGGTACCGTGGACACTCGACGGAGAGTTTGGCGGCAGCCACACGGATCTGACCATCACTAATCTGAACAAACAGATTACCATTATGTGCTGA
- the fba gene encoding class II fructose-1,6-bisphosphate aldolase — protein MLVSATEMLKKAKEGHYAVGQFNINNLEWTKSVLLTAEELKSPVILGVSEGAGKYMTGFGTVAAMVKAMHDELGITVPVALHLDHGTYEGCYKCIKAGFTSIMFDGSHYPIDENVAKTKELVAVAHAMGMSIEAEVGSIGGEEDGVVGMGECADPDECKRVADLGVDMLAAGIGNIHGKYPANWQGLSFETLDAIQQKTGVMPLVLHGGTGIPADMIKKAIDLGVSKINVNTECQLSFADATRKYIEAGKDLEGKGFDPRKLLAPGAEAIKATVKEKMELFGSVGKAE, from the coding sequence ATGTTAGTATCTGCAACAGAAATGCTTAAGAAAGCAAAAGAAGGACATTACGCAGTAGGTCAGTTCAACATCAACAACCTTGAGTGGACAAAATCAGTACTTTTAACAGCAGAGGAGCTTAAGAGCCCTGTAATCCTTGGTGTATCTGAGGGTGCCGGAAAGTACATGACAGGCTTCGGTACAGTAGCAGCAATGGTTAAGGCTATGCATGACGAGCTCGGTATCACAGTACCTGTAGCACTTCACCTTGATCACGGCACATACGAAGGATGCTACAAGTGCATCAAGGCCGGCTTCACATCAATCATGTTCGACGGATCTCATTATCCAATCGATGAGAACGTTGCAAAGACAAAAGAGTTAGTAGCAGTTGCTCATGCAATGGGCATGTCTATCGAGGCTGAAGTTGGTTCAATCGGTGGCGAGGAAGACGGAGTTGTTGGAATGGGCGAGTGCGCTGATCCTGACGAGTGCAAGAGAGTTGCTGATCTTGGTGTAGATATGCTTGCAGCAGGAATCGGAAACATCCACGGAAAATATCCTGCAAACTGGCAGGGACTCAGCTTTGAGACTCTTGATGCTATCCAGCAGAAGACTGGTGTTATGCCATTAGTACTTCACGGTGGTACAGGAATCCCAGCTGACATGATCAAGAAAGCAATCGACCTTGGAGTATCTAAGATCAACGTTAACACAGAGTGCCAGCTTTCATTCGCAGATGCAACACGTAAATACATCGAGGCCGGAAAGGATCTTGAGGGCAAGGGATTTGACCCTCGTAAGCTTCTTGCTCCAGGTGCTGAGGCAATCAAGGCAACAGTTAAGGAGAAGATGGAGCTTTTCGGATCAGTTGGAAAGGCTGAATAA